The following proteins come from a genomic window of Puniceicoccaceae bacterium:
- a CDS encoding ATP-binding cassette domain-containing protein produces MFSARELTHSYGGLPLLDRAQLTIQPGERVALIGRNGQGKSTLMKILCGQLAPDEGQFERSTGLTLAYLPQEIPTHLSGRAFDVVLEGLGSIATLEKRYHDTSRALEEKQGDSEALLQELSRLQHELEHAGAWELNRRVELILEKLKIDADQPYEALSGGMKRRVILGRELIKEPTLLMLDEPTNHLDFESIRWLESFLVGLRTALIFVTHDRVFLRKVATRILELDRGKLQSFEGDYDTYLSRKEAQLEAEQHRNAVFDKKLSQEEAWIRQGIKARRTRNEGRVRALHELREQRSQRREQPDQADFAIQQGTLSGRKILTVKNLCYRWDTREIVRDFSTTIWRGDKIGIIGPNGSGKTTLLQLLLGKLQPQSGEVLRGTNLDVVYFDQHREQLDPEQSLKQVVAADDEFVHIGEQKRHIYSYLGDFLFTPEQARGKVSALSGGERNRLLLAKLFTRQANVLVMDEPTNDLDLETLELLEDLLFDYPATLLLVSHDRQFLNRVVTQTFALEANGVVRETIGGYDEYERQTLRNDAALTKRSVSKPKSEDVRKSDKPRYRTNREQWELDDIPGKIEALEAKQQEWIHSMAQPDFGSDPKQIRCAQQELDQIEAQLMQLMQRWEELEAIPANPNKTVPRPKPRS; encoded by the coding sequence ATGTTTTCTGCACGCGAATTGACCCATTCCTATGGAGGACTCCCCCTGCTGGACCGAGCACAGCTCACGATTCAGCCGGGTGAGCGGGTTGCACTGATCGGTCGCAATGGTCAGGGTAAATCAACCTTGATGAAGATACTCTGTGGTCAGCTCGCTCCGGACGAGGGACAATTTGAGCGCAGCACCGGGCTCACCCTCGCCTACCTGCCTCAGGAAATCCCAACACACCTTTCCGGTCGCGCATTCGACGTTGTATTGGAAGGACTTGGCTCCATCGCTACCCTCGAAAAACGCTACCACGACACGAGTCGTGCCCTCGAGGAAAAACAGGGTGACTCCGAGGCTTTGCTGCAGGAACTCAGTCGCCTCCAGCACGAACTGGAACACGCGGGCGCGTGGGAACTGAACCGACGGGTCGAGTTGATCCTCGAAAAACTCAAAATTGACGCTGATCAACCTTACGAGGCCCTTTCGGGTGGCATGAAACGTCGCGTCATTCTGGGCCGGGAACTCATCAAGGAACCCACCCTGCTGATGCTGGACGAACCCACCAATCACCTCGATTTTGAATCGATTCGCTGGCTCGAATCCTTCCTTGTCGGACTGCGAACCGCTTTGATCTTTGTGACCCATGACCGCGTCTTTTTGAGAAAGGTCGCCACCCGTATCCTCGAACTGGATCGGGGGAAACTTCAGTCGTTTGAAGGAGATTACGACACCTACCTTTCTCGCAAAGAAGCGCAGCTCGAGGCGGAGCAGCACCGCAATGCGGTTTTTGACAAAAAACTCTCGCAAGAGGAGGCCTGGATTCGTCAGGGCATCAAGGCCCGAAGAACCCGAAACGAGGGACGCGTGCGTGCACTGCATGAGTTGCGCGAACAGCGCAGCCAGCGCAGGGAACAACCCGATCAAGCGGATTTTGCAATCCAGCAGGGCACGCTCTCCGGGCGCAAGATTCTCACCGTCAAAAACCTGTGCTACCGCTGGGATACCCGCGAGATCGTTCGGGATTTCAGCACCACGATCTGGCGAGGTGACAAGATCGGCATCATTGGTCCCAATGGATCCGGTAAAACCACCCTGCTGCAACTGCTCCTGGGCAAACTTCAACCGCAGTCCGGCGAGGTTCTTCGCGGAACCAATCTGGATGTGGTCTACTTTGACCAGCACCGTGAACAGCTTGATCCGGAACAGAGCCTCAAACAGGTGGTGGCAGCTGATGATGAATTTGTGCACATCGGCGAACAGAAGCGGCACATCTACAGTTATCTGGGAGATTTTCTGTTCACCCCGGAACAGGCACGCGGCAAAGTCAGTGCTCTCTCCGGCGGCGAACGCAACCGTCTGCTGCTGGCAAAACTGTTCACAAGACAAGCCAACGTCCTGGTCATGGATGAACCGACCAATGACCTCGATCTCGAAACGCTCGAACTGCTCGAAGACCTGCTCTTTGATTATCCTGCCACGCTGTTACTGGTGAGCCATGATCGCCAGTTTCTCAATCGAGTCGTCACTCAGACCTTTGCCCTGGAAGCCAACGGTGTCGTCAGGGAAACCATTGGAGGATATGACGAATACGAACGTCAGACACTGCGCAACGATGCTGCCCTGACGAAACGCTCTGTGAGCAAGCCCAAGTCTGAGGATGTGCGCAAGAGCGACAAACCCCGCTACCGAACCAATCGTGAACAATGGGAACTCGACGACATTCCAGGCAAGATCGAAGCCCTCGAAGCGAAACAGCAGGAGTGGATCCACTCTATGGCCCAGCCTGACTTCGGTTCCGACCCAAAGCAGATTCGATGCGCTCAACAGGAACTCGATCAAATCGAAGCACAGCTGATGCAGCTGATGCAGCGCTGGGAGGAACTGGAAGCCATTCCTGCCAACCCCAACAAAACCGTACCCCGCCCAAAACCGCGAAGCTGA
- a CDS encoding asparaginase: MKLTLLTTGGTIDKTYNEHKGVLANYDTVLDRILAGLRLPDIDIDHIEVMNKDSLEMTETDRAMLLQAVLDAQAYSDAILITHGTDTLAESGEYLVDHLHPARIPVVLTGAMRPYEFRDSDAVQNVTEALLAVRLLGPGVYVVMHNRVLNFPGVIKNRTQLCFERRTT, encoded by the coding sequence ATGAAACTCACGCTTCTCACCACTGGCGGAACCATTGACAAGACCTACAACGAGCACAAGGGCGTGCTCGCCAATTATGATACGGTCCTGGATCGCATCCTCGCGGGGCTGCGCCTGCCCGATATCGATATCGATCACATTGAAGTCATGAACAAGGACTCCCTCGAAATGACCGAAACAGACCGCGCGATGCTGCTGCAGGCAGTTCTCGATGCCCAGGCATACAGCGATGCGATTCTGATCACGCACGGCACGGATACCCTGGCAGAATCGGGAGAATACCTCGTGGATCACCTTCATCCGGCACGCATCCCCGTTGTCTTGACCGGAGCCATGCGTCCCTACGAATTTCGGGACAGCGATGCAGTGCAAAATGTAACCGAAGCCCTGCTCGCTGTGAGGCTACTGGGACCCGGCGTGTATGTGGTCATGCACAACCGGGTGCTGAATTTTCCGGGCGTGATCAAAAACCGCACCCAACTCTGCTTTGAGCGGAGAACGACCTGA
- the rlmJ gene encoding 23S rRNA (adenine(2030)-N(6))-methyltransferase RlmJ, with the protein MLSYRHAFHAGNHADVFKHAVLIHCIRHFLKKEKAFHYIDTHAGAGLYELTQGFAARTRESETGIAQLVSANADNLPPLLRNYVHTVLNFNPTPQLEFYPGSPLIAQYLMRPHDALRLHELHQADHDILQTHVAGDPRILLQKRDGFRGLIKAFPPVSRRGLALIDPPYEVKTDYRIVADAIHDARVKFPTGTILVWYPLLENELFRYLKEDLIQVSGPSWLNAEFGVSKPGPGLYGSGMWVIQPPWDLPAELEQCRAPLLQLLGAGPSASLDVRFEIP; encoded by the coding sequence ATGTTGAGCTACCGCCACGCCTTTCACGCAGGCAACCACGCTGATGTTTTCAAACACGCAGTGCTGATTCACTGCATCCGTCACTTTCTCAAAAAGGAGAAGGCATTCCACTACATCGATACCCACGCAGGGGCTGGTCTCTACGAACTCACCCAGGGCTTCGCCGCGCGCACCCGCGAATCCGAAACAGGCATTGCTCAACTGGTGTCCGCCAACGCCGACAACCTGCCGCCGCTTTTGAGGAACTATGTGCACACCGTGCTCAACTTTAATCCCACCCCGCAGCTTGAATTCTATCCGGGTTCCCCATTGATCGCTCAGTATCTGATGCGACCCCACGATGCCCTGCGGTTGCATGAGCTTCACCAGGCCGATCACGACATCCTGCAGACCCATGTTGCAGGGGACCCCCGGATCCTGCTGCAGAAACGCGACGGTTTCCGAGGACTCATCAAGGCCTTTCCACCAGTCTCGCGCAGAGGTCTGGCACTCATCGACCCGCCCTACGAGGTGAAAACCGACTATCGCATCGTCGCCGATGCCATTCACGATGCGCGCGTAAAATTCCCCACAGGGACCATTCTGGTCTGGTATCCACTGCTCGAAAATGAGTTGTTCCGGTATTTGAAAGAAGACCTCATTCAGGTCAGTGGCCCCAGCTGGCTCAACGCGGAATTCGGCGTCAGCAAACCAGGCCCGGGTCTCTATGGTTCAGGCATGTGGGTGATCCAGCCCCCATGGGATCTTCCCGCAGAACTGGAACAATGCCGGGCACCGCTGTTGCAACTGCTCGGGGCAGGCCCATCCGCTTCCCTCGACGTCAGGTTTGAAATCCCATAA
- a CDS encoding N-acetylmuramoyl-L-alanine amidase codes for MADINRRKFLFSLAGIALGAPLLTAAGNPIYRVRKGDTLSAIARQYGVTVGELRAANDIRGSLIHIDQTLIIPQPSSALASVLSETKRIRVNHKKWKYIVAHHSATPQGNATIFDQVNRRRGMKNGLAYHFVIGNGKGSPDGAIEVGSRWTHQMHGGHVSKWEYNNHGIGICLVGNFEKSRPTRKQMESFDQLVEYLGGSLLDNRFKFLVHKEINPTLCPGRFFPTQQKHRQFG; via the coding sequence ATGGCTGATATCAACCGCAGGAAATTCCTATTCAGTCTGGCAGGCATCGCGCTGGGAGCACCGCTGCTGACAGCTGCGGGCAACCCCATCTACCGCGTCAGAAAGGGGGACACCCTGAGCGCGATTGCGCGACAATACGGCGTCACTGTTGGAGAACTCCGGGCGGCAAACGACATCCGTGGAAGCCTCATTCACATTGACCAAACCCTGATCATTCCCCAACCCTCATCCGCACTCGCAAGCGTTCTGAGCGAAACCAAGCGCATTCGGGTGAACCACAAGAAGTGGAAGTACATCGTCGCTCACCACAGTGCCACACCGCAGGGAAACGCTACAATCTTTGATCAGGTCAATCGGCGGCGGGGCATGAAAAACGGACTTGCCTATCATTTTGTGATTGGAAACGGCAAAGGGTCTCCTGATGGAGCCATCGAAGTGGGTTCCCGCTGGACCCACCAGATGCACGGCGGACACGTCAGCAAATGGGAGTACAACAACCACGGCATTGGCATCTGCCTGGTGGGCAACTTCGAAAAATCCAGACCCACCCGCAAGCAAATGGAGTCCTTTGACCAGCTGGTGGAATACCTTGGCGGTTCCCTGCTCGATAACCGCTTCAAGTTTCTGGTACACAAAGAGATCAACCCAACGCTCTGCCCGGGACGCTTTTTCCCCACACAGCAAAAACACCGTCAGTTTGGGTAA
- a CDS encoding DNA translocase FtsK, with protein MPKSVRKKPSPKAVTTSFGPRLKQPKPVLATSLWVAGLLHLIASLDYRADQPGWFEGIARRTSDFGPLNLIGKLGADIAYLTLLNIGLVAWLLPLLLFQFAFLLYRRRPHQVTWLHGIGAGMLLTAGTAFFDFAELHFWPALRSSLPEDYVPNGLGGGIGNALHQGLLGEFIGPVGSGIILTVLLLGALYLSFRNSANGLARLIARIRIRLPRLPKRSPRVKTKPIKTDRSRSTEDFDLDEEQPLPTPMQVKRKWLSPLIGKSIVDEDPESLKSPLQFEESNKPNEAYLEALGKPIPVPSPLATRGKTRPKSNARMIPEDPVPPQSPTHSAPPAPEPSAFAAESARVTIIESEKAERDRMVPPKKRGKYKFPPIELLEVSDELPPDATTDHQAVAERLRSTLEDFKIKVELGEVHIGPVITRYDLHPAPGVRVEKIAALEKNLTMALQAQSVRILAPVPGKGCVGIEIPNRNPQSVRVRDILETRVWTASKAEIPIVLGKDVSGKPLVTDLTRMPHLLIAGSTGSGKTVCINAVICSLLYHSSPEDVRFIMVDPKIVEMKIFNDLPHMLIPVVTDPKRVPNALKWLISEMENRYQIFAKAGVRNIAGFNAKILKNQEARAKAKHMDADLTAEERAAVSQIEIPRDDDALEIPEKKLPYIVCIIDELADLMMVAPADIETCIARLAQLARAAGIHLIIATQRPSVNVITGVIKANLPSRISFKVASKVDSRTILDGGGADTLIGRGDMLFIPPGIHHLIRAQGAFVSDEEIAEIVEFLKVNGPPEILEDIQKQIDRDPDDDGGPTTSADSEDWGDAMVPDAIEVLRSTKRASTSMLQRRLRIGYNRAARIMEILEERGIVGPDNGSQPREILTDLNDF; from the coding sequence ATGCCCAAATCTGTCAGGAAAAAACCCTCTCCCAAAGCGGTCACCACTTCCTTTGGACCGCGTCTCAAACAGCCCAAACCTGTGCTGGCGACCAGCTTGTGGGTTGCAGGGCTGTTGCACCTGATTGCATCGCTGGACTACCGGGCCGACCAACCCGGCTGGTTTGAGGGGATTGCACGCCGCACATCCGACTTTGGACCGCTGAATCTGATCGGCAAACTCGGGGCCGATATCGCCTACCTGACCCTGCTCAATATCGGTCTTGTCGCATGGCTCCTGCCGCTCTTGCTCTTTCAGTTTGCATTTTTGCTCTACCGTCGCCGCCCACATCAGGTCACCTGGCTTCACGGAATCGGGGCCGGGATGCTGCTGACTGCCGGAACTGCATTTTTTGATTTTGCCGAACTGCATTTCTGGCCAGCACTGCGTTCCTCCTTGCCTGAGGACTACGTTCCAAACGGATTGGGAGGAGGTATCGGAAATGCATTGCACCAGGGGTTGCTCGGTGAATTCATCGGGCCTGTCGGTTCCGGCATCATCCTGACAGTGCTCCTGCTCGGGGCACTCTACCTGAGTTTTCGCAATTCCGCCAACGGACTCGCACGCCTGATCGCACGCATTCGCATTCGGCTGCCTCGCCTTCCCAAACGAAGCCCGCGCGTCAAAACCAAACCCATAAAAACAGACCGCTCCCGTTCCACTGAAGACTTCGATCTCGATGAAGAACAACCCCTGCCAACTCCCATGCAGGTCAAGCGCAAGTGGCTCAGCCCGCTCATCGGCAAATCCATCGTGGATGAAGACCCCGAATCGCTCAAATCCCCACTTCAGTTTGAGGAAAGCAACAAACCCAACGAAGCTTACCTTGAAGCCTTGGGAAAACCCATTCCCGTGCCGTCCCCACTCGCAACCCGGGGAAAGACCAGGCCAAAGTCCAACGCGCGCATGATCCCGGAAGATCCTGTCCCCCCGCAAAGCCCAACCCACTCTGCACCTCCCGCTCCCGAACCCTCTGCTTTTGCTGCGGAAAGCGCCCGAGTGACGATCATTGAAAGCGAAAAAGCAGAGCGCGACCGCATGGTTCCCCCCAAAAAGCGTGGCAAATACAAATTTCCTCCGATCGAGCTGCTTGAGGTCTCAGATGAGTTGCCGCCAGACGCCACAACCGACCATCAGGCAGTTGCCGAGCGGCTGCGGAGCACACTGGAGGATTTTAAGATCAAGGTGGAACTCGGTGAGGTTCACATCGGCCCTGTCATCACTCGTTACGACCTGCATCCCGCTCCCGGAGTTCGAGTGGAAAAAATCGCTGCTCTCGAGAAAAACCTCACCATGGCGCTCCAGGCACAGTCGGTGCGCATCCTCGCTCCCGTGCCGGGCAAGGGCTGTGTCGGGATTGAAATACCCAACCGCAACCCCCAATCCGTTCGGGTACGCGATATTCTGGAAACACGGGTCTGGACCGCTTCCAAGGCGGAAATCCCCATTGTTCTGGGCAAAGATGTCAGCGGAAAACCGTTGGTCACCGATCTCACCCGCATGCCCCACCTTCTCATCGCCGGCTCCACAGGATCGGGAAAGACCGTCTGCATCAACGCGGTCATCTGCTCCCTGCTCTACCACTCCAGCCCTGAGGATGTACGCTTCATCATGGTCGATCCCAAGATCGTTGAGATGAAGATTTTCAACGACCTGCCGCACATGCTCATCCCGGTGGTCACCGATCCCAAGCGCGTTCCCAATGCATTGAAATGGTTGATTTCCGAGATGGAAAACCGCTACCAGATCTTCGCCAAAGCCGGAGTGCGCAACATTGCCGGTTTCAACGCAAAAATCCTGAAAAACCAGGAGGCCAGGGCAAAGGCAAAACACATGGATGCCGACCTCACCGCCGAAGAGCGTGCCGCTGTCAGCCAGATTGAAATTCCCAGGGACGATGATGCCCTTGAGATTCCCGAAAAGAAACTGCCCTACATCGTCTGCATCATCGACGAACTCGCCGATTTGATGATGGTTGCTCCCGCAGACATCGAAACCTGCATCGCACGACTGGCCCAACTTGCCCGCGCCGCTGGAATCCATCTGATCATCGCCACCCAACGACCCTCTGTGAACGTGATCACCGGGGTCATCAAGGCCAATCTGCCCAGCCGCATTTCCTTCAAGGTGGCCTCCAAAGTCGACAGTCGCACCATTCTCGATGGAGGTGGAGCGGATACCCTGATCGGACGTGGGGACATGCTGTTCATTCCACCCGGAATCCACCACCTGATTCGTGCCCAGGGGGCATTTGTGTCCGACGAGGAAATTGCGGAAATAGTGGAGTTTCTCAAGGTGAATGGTCCTCCGGAAATTCTGGAGGATATTCAGAAACAGATCGACCGCGATCCCGATGATGATGGGGGTCCTACCACCAGTGCCGATTCTGAGGACTGGGGCGATGCGATGGTGCCCGATGCCATCGAAGTGCTGCGCAGCACCAAACGTGCTTCAACTTCCATGCTTCAGCGGCGGCTGCGCATCGGATACAACCGCGCCGCCCGCATCATGGAAATTCTTGAAGAGCGCGGAATCGTCGGCCCTGACAACGGTTCACAACCCAGGGAAATTCTCACCGACCTCAACGATTTTTAG
- a CDS encoding peptidyl-prolyl cis-trans isomerase — MGLWVNGEAVSAASIEQEERQLLAELKVNDPSLLTDRMRLSVKDRAQSNVVDHLLFKQEAVKCGITVDAADVEAQLQWLADRNGGMSGVEDYLRRNGESVEDLRKHLMQRLLVDRWVESIHATVAAPKDRHAKKHYKEHLDSYFQEESAEVRWFVKHYKTPMQRLRARDEVNKVAEAVRAGKSFLTLVKQRSDEPANDGFLGSVRRGELAAEFDAFVFAAQPQEISDAIDRQGTWYLLRVENRQQARQLEFEEVRETILQQLHAQERQAVLQKRIAKLRSKARMEQKAS; from the coding sequence ATGGGATTATGGGTCAATGGAGAAGCAGTATCTGCTGCCAGCATCGAACAGGAAGAACGCCAGTTATTGGCCGAACTCAAGGTCAACGATCCCTCACTTCTGACGGATCGCATGCGCCTTTCGGTGAAGGATCGTGCCCAGTCGAACGTTGTGGATCACCTCTTGTTCAAGCAGGAGGCGGTGAAGTGTGGCATCACTGTGGATGCGGCGGATGTGGAGGCACAGCTGCAGTGGCTTGCAGATCGCAATGGCGGCATGTCAGGGGTTGAAGATTATCTTCGCAGGAATGGGGAATCGGTGGAGGATCTTCGCAAGCACCTGATGCAGCGCTTGCTGGTGGATCGCTGGGTGGAGTCGATACACGCGACTGTGGCTGCGCCCAAGGATCGTCACGCAAAAAAACATTACAAAGAGCATCTGGACTCGTATTTTCAGGAAGAATCCGCTGAGGTTCGGTGGTTTGTGAAGCACTACAAGACCCCGATGCAGCGGCTGAGGGCACGTGATGAAGTGAACAAGGTTGCGGAAGCAGTGCGGGCGGGGAAATCATTCCTGACGCTGGTCAAGCAGCGCTCGGATGAGCCTGCAAATGACGGCTTTTTGGGTAGTGTTCGACGAGGCGAACTTGCTGCCGAATTTGATGCGTTTGTGTTTGCCGCACAACCGCAGGAGATCAGTGATGCAATTGACCGACAAGGCACCTGGTATTTGCTGCGCGTTGAGAATCGTCAGCAAGCGCGGCAACTGGAATTTGAGGAGGTTCGTGAAACCATCCTGCAGCAGCTACATGCGCAGGAGCGGCAGGCCGTTCTCCAAAAACGCATTGCGAAGCTTCGAAGCAAAGCGCGAATGGAACAGAAGGCTTCCTGA
- a CDS encoding helix-turn-helix domain-containing protein produces the protein MSNLGQQLQEARSRLGFSLKEVADIIHIRPEYLGEIEENTFNIPLPTVYVRGFVRLYAKFLKLNQDEMVELFNKRHAQIEFSSEVSADRESLRETKSLGQFTLPHADSHEEGIERSGGSRIFERYRASDDDNRSPWIYVAGIGAAVILVFAIVFSVRLLFFPTAEDPEDSQTASASQPGQTPTPQSRPAAAVESLREELIGLVAKAPVYVYVTQTKDREILYSGRLESGERKSLIRDGEISIACDKAENLIVEKGGIPVDLKGATGKVQFLID, from the coding sequence ATGAGCAATCTCGGACAACAACTTCAGGAGGCCCGGAGCCGCTTGGGATTTTCCCTCAAAGAGGTGGCGGATATCATTCACATCCGTCCAGAATATCTCGGCGAAATCGAGGAAAACACCTTCAACATCCCGTTGCCAACGGTCTACGTGCGCGGATTTGTTCGCCTCTACGCGAAGTTCCTCAAACTCAATCAGGACGAGATGGTCGAATTGTTCAACAAACGCCACGCCCAAATCGAATTTTCCTCCGAAGTATCGGCAGACCGGGAATCCCTGCGCGAAACCAAATCACTGGGCCAGTTCACGCTTCCCCACGCCGACTCACACGAAGAGGGCATCGAACGCAGCGGGGGAAGTCGCATCTTCGAGCGCTACCGTGCAAGTGATGACGACAACCGCTCCCCCTGGATCTATGTGGCGGGCATCGGCGCAGCCGTTATCCTGGTATTTGCCATTGTATTTTCGGTCCGGCTTCTGTTCTTTCCAACCGCTGAAGATCCGGAAGATTCCCAAACGGCGTCGGCATCCCAACCCGGACAAACTCCGACTCCCCAATCCCGTCCCGCTGCAGCGGTCGAATCGCTGCGTGAGGAGTTGATCGGACTGGTCGCCAAAGCTCCTGTCTATGTCTATGTGACACAAACCAAGGATCGTGAGATCCTCTACTCGGGCCGCCTCGAGAGCGGTGAGCGCAAGTCCCTCATCCGGGATGGAGAAATTTCCATCGCCTGTGACAAGGCCGAAAATCTCATCGTGGAAAAAGGAGGCATCCCCGTTGACCTCAAGGGAGCAACAGGGAAAGTCCAGTTTCTGATCGACTGA